In Monodelphis domestica isolate mMonDom1 chromosome 3, mMonDom1.pri, whole genome shotgun sequence, the following proteins share a genomic window:
- the LOC100618208 gene encoding RNA-binding motif protein, X-linked 2-like: MNSLTKVKLINELNEREVELGVAEKVSWHAEYKDSAWVFVGGLPYELTEGDIICVFSQYGEIVNINLVRDKKTGKSKGFCFLCYEDQRSTILAVDNFNGIKIRGRTIRVDHVANYRPPQDSRHVGDVVRSIQEKGCGVKTPSPAFPESSEDERPLRKHKKAKKREKNEGKL, from the coding sequence ATGAATTCCTTGACCAAGGTGAAGCTCATCAATGAGCTAAATGAACGGGAAGTGGAGCTTGGAGTTGCGGAGAAAGTATCCTGGCATGCTGAGTACAAAGATAGTGCCTGGGTCTTTGTTGGAGGGCTCCCATATGAATTGACTGAAGGGGACATCATCTGTGTGTTTTCACAATATGGGGAAATTGTTAACATCAACCTTGTACgagataagaagactggaaaatccAAAGGCTTCTGTTTTCTTTGCTATGAGGATCAGAGAAGCACTATTTTGGCTGTGGACAATTTTAATGGGATAAAGATAAGAGGAAGAACTATCCGAGTGGACCATGTGGCTAATTATAGGCCCCCTCAGGATTCCAGGCATGTGGGTGATGTGGTCAGAAGCATTCAAGAAAAGGGCTGTGGGGTTAAAACTCCATCCCCTGCTTTTCCTGAATCCTCTGAAGACGAGAGGCCTTTGAGGAAGCATAAAAaggccaaaaaaagagaaaaaaatgaaggaaaattatga